In Sphaeramia orbicularis chromosome 5, fSphaOr1.1, whole genome shotgun sequence, a genomic segment contains:
- the LOC115420141 gene encoding retinoic acid receptor gamma-A-like isoform X2 has translation MFDCMEALGLAPRPLFDVSGQGSCMLGKTTPYFSGLDPFAWAGTGSVQSVETQSTSSEEMVPSSPSPPPPPRVYKPCFVCQDKSSGYHYGVSSCEGCKGFFRRSIQKNMVYTCHRDKNCQINKVTRNRCQYCRLQKCFEVGMSKEAVRNDRNKKKKDVKEEVVLPENYELSGELEELVNKVSKAHQETFPSLCQLGKYTTNSSADHRVQLDLGLWDKFSELSTKCIIKIVEFAKRLPGFTSLTIADQITLLKSACLDILMLRICTRYTPEQDTMTFSDGLTLNRTQMHNAGFGPLTDLVFAFAGQLLPLEMDDTETGLLSAICLICGDRMDLEEPQKVDKLQEPLLEALKIYTRRRRPNKPHMFPRMLMKVTDLRGISTKGAERAITLKTEIPGPMPPLIREMLENPEAFEDSSDSGDSGATAPPAIQAIKQEEKSTYESAVEEEEEEEEDDYWDEEKEKGANSDGEPWGEPSTVAQKKGATGKTQ, from the exons ATGTTTGACTGTATGGAGGCTCTGGGGTTGGCCCCGAGGCCCCTCTTTGATGTGTCCGGACAAGGCTCCTGCATGCTAGGCAAGACCACCCCTTACTTCTCTGGCCTGGACCCCTTTGCCTGGGCTGGGACAGGCAGCGTTCAGT cggTGGAAACTCAGAGCACCAGTTCAGAGGAGATGGTACCCAGCTctccatcacctcctcctcctcctcgtgtcTACAAGCCATGTTTTGTGTGCCAGGACAAGTCGTCTGGTTATCACTATGGAGTGAGCTCCTGTGAGGGCTGCAAG GGTTTTTTCCGCCGAAGTATCCAAAAGAACATGGTGTACACATGCCACAGAGACAAAAACTGCCAGATCAACAAAGTGACCCGCAACCGCTGCCAGTACTGTCGACTGCAGAAGTGCTTTGAGGTCGGCATGTCTAAAGAAG CGGTGCGTAATGACAGGAACAAAAAGAAGAAGGATGTGAAGGAGGAGGTGGTGCTGCCGGAGAACTATGAGCTGAGTGGAGAACTGGAGGAGCTGGTGAACAAAGTCAGCAAAGCTCACCAGGAGACCTTTCCGTCTTTGTGCCAACTTGGAAAATACACCACA AATTCAAGTGCTGACCACAGAGTACAGCTGGACTTGGGCCTGTGGGATAAGTTCAGTGAACTCTCCACTAAGTGCATTATAAAGATTGTGGAGTTTGCCAAGCGGCTACCAGGCTTCACTTCTCTCACCATCGCTGACCAGATCACCCTCCTCAAATCTGCATGTCTGGACATCCTG ATGCTGAGGATATGCACACGTTACACTCCAGAACAAGACACAATGACCTTCTCAGATGGTCTGACCCTCAACAGGACTCAGATGCATAATGCTGGATTCGGTCCGCTCACAGACCTGGTGTTTGCCTTCGCTGGTCAGCTGCTGCCTTTGGAGATGGACGACACAGAGACGGGGCTGCTCAGCGCCATCTGCCTCATCTGCGGAG ACCGTATGGACCTGGAGGAACCTCAGAAAGTTGACAAGCTTCAGGAGCCACTGCTCGAGGCTCTGAAGATATACACTCGCCGCAGACGCCCCAACAAGCCTCACATGTTTCCTCGCATGCTGATGAAAGTCACAGATCTCCGAGGAATCAGCACCAAAG GTGCAGAAAGAGCCATCACACTGAAGACTGAGATCCCAGGCCCGATGCCGCCTCTGATCAGGGAGATGTTGGAAAACCCAGAGGCCTTCGAGGACAGCAGTGACTCAGGAGACAGCGGCGCCACTGCTCCCCCGGCCATTCAAGCCATCAAACAAGAGGAGAAGTCCACATATGAGTCGGCCgtcgaagaagaggaggaggaggaagaggacgactACTGGGACGAGGAAAAAGAGAAAGGGGCAAACAGTGACGGGGAGCCCTGGGGGGAGCCCTCGACAGTTGCACAAAAAAAAGGTGCGACTGGGAAAACACAGTGA